Proteins found in one Armatimonadota bacterium genomic segment:
- a CDS encoding oxidoreductase, with protein MPEVKKARIAFVGCGGHATHSLFPAVNLIPEMELVAVCDLREELAQRNARWFGALRWYTDVSTMLAKEELHGVVVVGPPQMHYEVGKQCLDAGLPIFVEKPSALSAALAQELAEHADRKGLWGAVAYMKRFAVGYELAKQIAQKQEEFGQVTVVEIRFSNGPYPAIWGIPSAPQAFLIGQAVHLLNLARYFGGEVEEVYARLHVLSENRFGYAINLQFAGGALGILNLNALESPSWKIHERMALTGVDCWLEVEDMLRLRYRPRGEPIAEPHVGGRNQWIEWQPDWTEILRVHAVGCFGYAGELQNFARSCLGLETPRSTLWDGAKDLQVAEAVWRSAQTGEVVKVGVGV; from the coding sequence ATGCCAGAGGTAAAGAAAGCGCGTATTGCTTTTGTGGGTTGTGGAGGACATGCCACCCATTCGCTTTTCCCTGCTGTAAACCTGATCCCCGAGATGGAGCTGGTAGCGGTGTGCGACCTGCGTGAGGAGCTGGCGCAACGCAATGCACGCTGGTTCGGTGCACTGCGCTGGTATACTGACGTCTCCACCATGCTGGCGAAAGAGGAACTGCACGGCGTGGTCGTAGTGGGACCGCCGCAGATGCATTACGAGGTCGGCAAACAATGTCTGGATGCTGGGCTACCCATCTTTGTGGAGAAGCCTTCCGCCCTTTCTGCCGCGCTGGCGCAGGAGCTGGCGGAACATGCTGACCGCAAAGGCTTGTGGGGTGCGGTGGCTTACATGAAGCGGTTTGCCGTCGGCTATGAGCTGGCGAAGCAAATCGCCCAAAAGCAGGAAGAGTTCGGGCAGGTGACGGTGGTGGAGATTCGCTTCTCTAACGGTCCTTACCCTGCGATATGGGGTATCCCCAGCGCACCGCAGGCGTTCCTCATCGGACAGGCGGTGCACCTGTTGAACCTGGCACGCTATTTCGGCGGCGAGGTGGAGGAGGTGTATGCCCGCCTGCATGTGCTGAGCGAGAACCGCTTCGGCTACGCCATCAACCTGCAGTTTGCAGGGGGCGCGTTAGGTATCCTGAACCTGAACGCGCTGGAGTCGCCCTCGTGGAAGATTCACGAGCGAATGGCTCTAACGGGCGTGGACTGCTGGCTGGAGGTAGAGGATATGCTCCGTCTGCGCTATCGCCCGCGCGGGGAGCCGATTGCCGAACCACACGTGGGCGGCAGGAACCAGTGGATCGAGTGGCAGCCTGACTGGACGGAAATCCTGAGGGTACATGCGGTGGGCTGTTTCGGCTATGCGGGTGAGCTGCAGAACTTCGCGCGGAGCTGCCTGGGGCTGGAGACACCTCGCAGCACCCTGTGGGACGGTGCGAAAGACCTGCAGGTGGCAGAAGCCGTCTGGCGCAGCGCACAGACAGGGGAGGTGGTGAAAGTCGGCGTGGGGGTATGA
- a CDS encoding cobalt ABC transporter, whose translation MSAKELIYECEKVHFVYPDGTPALSEVSFRVWRGDRVAILGVNGSGKSTLLRLLDGLMEPTRGEIRFMGTPLTERNLQNSSFGRTFRQRVGFVFQDADAQLFNATVWDEVAFAPRQMGLPEETVRTRVTDTLNLLGIAHLAERAPFRLSGGEKRKVAIACVLSMNPEVLLMDEPIAGLDPRMQVWLVNTLQLLHEAGKTLLIATHNLHLLPQIGDRAIILSEEHTLLADMPLPDALQDTQRLVQAGLLHEHLHAHGDTVHSHLHGHEHHH comes from the coding sequence ATGTCGGCAAAGGAACTGATATACGAGTGTGAGAAGGTGCATTTTGTGTATCCTGACGGCACGCCCGCGCTCTCGGAGGTGTCGTTCCGGGTCTGGCGGGGCGACCGTGTGGCGATTCTGGGCGTGAACGGTAGCGGTAAGTCTACCCTCCTGCGCCTGCTAGACGGACTGATGGAGCCAACGCGCGGCGAAATACGATTCATGGGCACACCACTGACCGAGCGCAACCTGCAGAACTCCTCTTTTGGCAGAACCTTTCGTCAGCGTGTGGGCTTCGTGTTTCAGGATGCAGATGCACAGCTGTTCAACGCCACCGTGTGGGACGAGGTTGCCTTCGCCCCGCGCCAGATGGGCTTGCCTGAAGAGACGGTACGCACCCGCGTGACCGATACGCTGAATCTGCTGGGCATCGCCCACCTGGCGGAGCGTGCCCCCTTCCGCCTGAGCGGTGGTGAAAAACGTAAGGTGGCTATCGCCTGCGTGCTCAGCATGAACCCCGAAGTGTTGCTGATGGATGAGCCTATCGCCGGATTAGACCCGCGCATGCAGGTTTGGCTGGTCAACACACTGCAGCTTTTGCACGAGGCGGGTAAGACACTGCTGATCGCCACCCATAACCTGCACCTGCTGCCGCAGATTGGGGACAGAGCGATTATCCTTTCCGAAGAGCATACCCTGCTGGCGGACATGCCCCTGCCAGACGCGCTGCAGGACACACAACGGCTCGTCCAGGCAGGACTGCTCCACGAACACCTGCACGCGCACGGCGATACGGTGCACTCCCATCTACACGGGCACGAGCATCATCATTGA
- a CDS encoding phosphohydrolase — translation MLQDAIEFVVERHRGQVRKGTNIPYVLHPLNVGYLLLQHGCSEEVATAGFLHDTLEDTDTTVEELRMRFGDRVAWLVKQVTETDRSQPWQIRKQHTIEHLQHVEDRDVLLVACADKLDNLQAMREGMRVYGVEWWERFKAPMHAQRWYYTTLAQIFQQRLTTEPGATLTARMVETARLVFAE, via the coding sequence ATGCTGCAAGACGCCATCGAGTTTGTAGTGGAGCGACACCGCGGGCAGGTGCGCAAGGGGACAAACATCCCCTACGTACTGCACCCCTTGAACGTGGGCTATCTGTTGTTGCAACATGGCTGTTCGGAAGAGGTAGCAACCGCAGGCTTTCTGCACGATACACTGGAGGATACCGACACCACTGTAGAGGAGCTGCGTATGCGGTTTGGTGATCGGGTAGCATGGCTGGTGAAACAGGTGACAGAAACCGACAGGTCACAACCCTGGCAGATACGGAAGCAACACACGATAGAACACCTTCAGCACGTAGAGGACAGGGACGTGCTACTGGTAGCCTGCGCGGACAAACTGGACAACCTGCAGGCGATGCGCGAGGGCATGCGGGTATACGGCGTAGAGTGGTGGGAACGGTTCAAAGCGCCCATGCACGCTCAGCGCTGGTACTATACTACCCTGGCACAGATTTTCCAGCAACGACTGACGACGGAACCTGGCGCTACCCTGACGGCGCGGATGGTAGAGACAGCTCGCCTGGTGTTTGCGGAGTAA
- a CDS encoding MFS transporter, with translation MMQNEKRAVLIAASLSSFLTPFMGSALNVAIPVIGKQMHATAVMVSWVVSVYLIASAVFLLPFGRLADMLGRKRVFLTGVAFFSVFSVLCAISPSIFALIASRAAQGIAAAMVFGTAVSLITSAIPPGERGKALGYNTATVYIGLSVGPVIGGFLTQTVSWRAIFLIVAVLAGVTWLFARRIHSEWSPAKGEPFDTTGALLYCLALTLLLSAVSLKQAGAVLVGAAVLLLVIWGVRAGREAHPLLDLRLFRESTVFTFSTLAALLNYGATFSVGYLMSLYLQTVRGFTPQSAGTLLLVQPVVQAAFSPLAGALSDKREPRIVASAGMLLTTFCLLAYALMPYRASIPFLVAVLATSGLGFALFSSPNVNAIMSAVPSARYGVASSVVSTARMLGQSFGMAMILLIFSVMMPGMPLSPEHGAELFRSMRVAFGISTVLSLLGVFASLARGRIHVRQ, from the coding sequence ATGATGCAGAACGAAAAACGCGCGGTGTTGATTGCTGCCAGCCTGTCTTCTTTCTTAACTCCCTTTATGGGTAGCGCGCTCAACGTGGCTATTCCCGTCATTGGCAAGCAGATGCACGCTACCGCTGTGATGGTCAGCTGGGTGGTGTCGGTCTATCTGATCGCTTCGGCGGTGTTTCTGTTGCCGTTTGGACGGCTGGCGGATATGCTGGGCAGAAAGAGAGTGTTTCTCACAGGCGTCGCGTTCTTCAGCGTGTTCTCGGTGTTGTGCGCCATCAGTCCGTCCATTTTCGCGCTGATTGCGTCACGCGCGGCGCAGGGGATTGCCGCAGCAATGGTGTTTGGCACGGCAGTGTCCCTCATCACGTCCGCAATCCCTCCCGGGGAGCGCGGCAAAGCGCTGGGGTACAACACCGCGACGGTGTATATCGGATTGTCGGTGGGTCCCGTTATCGGCGGTTTCCTCACGCAAACGGTGAGCTGGCGAGCGATATTCCTGATAGTCGCGGTGCTTGCAGGGGTCACGTGGCTATTCGCTCGGCGTATCCACAGCGAGTGGTCGCCCGCAAAGGGGGAGCCGTTTGACACCACAGGCGCGCTGCTCTACTGCCTGGCGCTCACATTGCTCCTGAGCGCGGTGAGCCTCAAACAGGCAGGGGCTGTGCTGGTTGGCGCGGCGGTTCTTTTGCTGGTTATCTGGGGGGTACGGGCGGGACGAGAAGCGCATCCCCTGCTGGACCTGCGGCTGTTTCGCGAAAGCACGGTGTTCACATTCTCCACTCTCGCCGCGCTGTTGAACTACGGCGCAACCTTCAGCGTCGGCTACCTGATGTCGCTGTACCTGCAGACGGTACGTGGGTTTACGCCACAGTCGGCAGGCACGCTGTTGCTGGTGCAACCAGTGGTGCAGGCAGCTTTTTCACCGCTGGCGGGGGCGCTTTCGGACAAGCGGGAGCCTCGCATCGTCGCATCGGCAGGGATGTTGTTGACCACCTTCTGTCTGCTGGCTTACGCGCTCATGCCGTATCGGGCGAGCATCCCGTTTCTCGTGGCGGTGCTGGCAACGTCGGGGCTGGGGTTCGCCCTCTTCTCCTCACCCAACGTGAACGCCATCATGAGCGCAGTGCCCAGCGCGCGCTATGGCGTAGCGTCCTCTGTGGTCAGCACGGCGCGGATGCTGGGGCAGAGCTTCGGCATGGCGATGATATTGCTCATCTTTTCGGTCATGATGCCGGGAATGCCGCTCTCCCCGGAGCATGGCGCAGAACTGTTTCGCAGTATGCGTGTCGCGTTTGGCATCTCCACCGTGCTCAGCCTGCTGGGCGTGTTCGCTTCGCTGGCACGGGGCAGGATTCACGTCCGTCAATGA
- a CDS encoding bacillithiol biosynthesis deacetylase BshB1, with protein sequence MIENWQRVLVFAAHPDDEIIGCGGMIARLSAMGKQVFVVTFCAGETSYTTPEMKDKIAQVRRAEADACDKVLGITERVILGKPTQGVLNDRETYQECVRLIRRYRPDVIFTHWNEDKHRDHRAISAVTDEARWKAYENVLADFGEPWYTPELYYYEVLELFPHPSVLIDITDTFPKKLEAMQTQQSQFAVLPGIMDYIEGLAKVRGYARATRYAEAFLRSNLLPTFG encoded by the coding sequence ATGATCGAAAACTGGCAGCGTGTGCTGGTGTTCGCCGCCCACCCCGACGATGAGATTATCGGTTGTGGTGGCATGATTGCCCGTCTGTCGGCGATGGGCAAGCAAGTGTTCGTGGTCACTTTCTGTGCTGGGGAAACAAGCTACACCACCCCCGAAATGAAGGACAAAATCGCCCAGGTGCGTCGCGCGGAAGCAGATGCCTGCGACAAGGTGCTGGGTATTACCGAACGTGTGATACTGGGCAAGCCCACGCAGGGGGTGTTGAACGATCGCGAGACGTATCAGGAATGCGTACGTCTGATTCGCCGCTATCGTCCTGACGTTATCTTCACCCACTGGAACGAGGACAAGCACCGCGACCACCGCGCCATCTCCGCGGTCACCGACGAGGCACGGTGGAAGGCTTACGAAAACGTGCTGGCGGACTTCGGTGAGCCGTGGTACACGCCGGAGCTTTACTATTATGAGGTGCTGGAGCTGTTCCCGCATCCCTCTGTGCTAATAGACATCACCGACACGTTCCCTAAAAAGCTGGAGGCGATGCAGACGCAGCAAAGCCAGTTCGCGGTGTTACCGGGCATTATGGACTACATCGAGGGACTGGCAAAGGTGCGGGGTTATGCTCGCGCAACCCGCTATGCGGAAGCCTTTTTGCGGTCGAATCTGTTGCCAACCTTTGGATAG
- a CDS encoding 5-deoxy-glucuronate isomerase yields MVKQVTLQYGYNSLVEKGEMQYIEFGVFKGKAGDTFAWNTEDCEAVLVFLSGRCRLKVNGEDYGVVGGRRSVFDGNAWSLYAPNNTQVEIEVLDEAEVALSQTHVATDASPRLIQPEEVNVRDVGVWNWRRDVKDIVDKRTPASRLVVGETINPPGNWSSWPPHKHDVHNPPSESKQEEVYFFKVQPANSFGVARLYTAEGDVDEVLPIRENSVLLIRRGYHPIAAAPGTRVYYLWTLAGESRDLIPNDAPDYRWMKDTEAVLREWQRNR; encoded by the coding sequence ATGGTGAAACAGGTAACCCTGCAGTACGGCTACAACTCGCTCGTGGAAAAGGGCGAGATGCAGTATATCGAGTTCGGCGTCTTCAAGGGGAAAGCTGGCGATACCTTTGCGTGGAACACCGAGGATTGCGAGGCGGTGCTCGTTTTCCTTTCGGGCAGGTGTCGGCTGAAGGTAAACGGCGAAGACTACGGCGTGGTTGGCGGACGGCGCAGCGTGTTCGACGGCAACGCCTGGAGCCTGTATGCGCCGAATAACACGCAGGTGGAGATAGAGGTGCTGGACGAGGCGGAAGTGGCACTCAGCCAAACGCACGTGGCAACGGATGCCTCCCCGCGCCTGATCCAGCCCGAGGAGGTGAACGTGCGTGATGTAGGCGTGTGGAACTGGCGGCGCGATGTGAAAGACATCGTGGACAAGCGCACCCCAGCCTCGCGTCTGGTGGTAGGTGAGACCATCAACCCGCCGGGTAACTGGTCCAGCTGGCCTCCCCACAAGCACGATGTGCACAACCCACCCTCCGAAAGCAAGCAGGAGGAAGTGTACTTCTTCAAGGTGCAACCCGCAAACAGCTTCGGGGTGGCGCGACTGTATACGGCGGAAGGAGATGTGGATGAGGTATTGCCCATCCGCGAGAACTCGGTGCTGTTGATTCGTCGGGGCTACCATCCGATTGCCGCCGCACCGGGCACGCGCGTGTACTATCTGTGGACGCTGGCGGGCGAAAGCCGCGACCTCATTCCCAACGATGCGCCCGACTACCGCTGGATGAAGGATACGGAAGCAGTACTGCGTGAGTGGCAAAGAAATCGGTGA